The proteins below are encoded in one region of Nitrospirota bacterium:
- a CDS encoding phosphatidylserine decarboxylase family protein: MADRAVGIPFAKEGIPFIGAAVGVTLLAGWLGGIIAAVGGALLTLFVAWFFRNPARVVPQGPGLIVAPGDGKVIAIEEEFEPRFIKDRSIRVTIFLNVFDVHINRIPCEGVVEDVQYQPGLFLVASRPDATLRNEQNALMIRTAQGAKVLCVQVAGLIARRIVCWISPGARAVCGERYGLIRFGSRMDTFLPIGTAITVAVGDRVKGGETILGELR, encoded by the coding sequence GTGGCAGATCGTGCCGTCGGCATCCCGTTTGCCAAAGAAGGAATTCCCTTCATCGGGGCTGCTGTTGGCGTTACACTGCTAGCAGGATGGCTGGGTGGGATTATTGCGGCGGTCGGCGGGGCGCTCCTGACGCTCTTTGTCGCCTGGTTTTTTCGCAATCCCGCTCGAGTGGTGCCGCAAGGGCCTGGTCTCATCGTGGCGCCGGGTGATGGAAAAGTCATCGCCATCGAAGAAGAGTTCGAGCCGCGATTTATCAAGGATCGCAGCATTCGCGTCACGATATTTTTGAACGTGTTCGATGTGCACATCAATCGGATCCCCTGCGAAGGGGTCGTCGAGGATGTGCAGTATCAGCCGGGTTTGTTTCTCGTGGCCAGCAGGCCTGATGCGACGTTGCGGAACGAGCAAAATGCTTTGATGATCAGGACGGCGCAGGGAGCAAAGGTGCTCTGTGTGCAGGTGGCCGGGTTGATTGCGAGACGGATCGTCTGTTGGATCTCGCCGGGCGCCCGGGCTGTCTGTGGTGAACGATACGGGTTGATTCGATTCGGGTCGCGGATGGATACGTTTCTGCCGATCGGGACGGCGATCACAGTTGCCGTCGGCGATCGGGTGAAGGGTGGAGAGACCATCTTAGGAGAGCTGCGATGA
- the ilvC gene encoding ketol-acid reductoisomerase, which produces MKIYYDKDADIQQIKNKKVAVIGYGSQGHAHALNMKESGVSVVIGLREGASWKKAEQSGLKVMPVADAVKASDVVMILAPDEAQAAIYRQDIAPNLKPGSYLAFGHGFNIHFGQIVPPATTNVFMVAPKGPGHLVRSEYTKGSGVPCLLAIHQDPSGTTKQIGLAYASAIGGGRAGVIETNFREETETDLFGEQVVLCGGLTSLIQAGYETLVEAGYSPEMAYFECLHEVKLIVDLIHQGGIANMRYSISTTAKYGDITRGPRIVTEQTKQEMKKILGEIQDGKFARDWILENQANRPVYNALLAKGEAHPIEEVGGRLRAMMPWLKKDQLVDKNKN; this is translated from the coding sequence ATGAAGATTTACTACGATAAAGACGCCGATATTCAGCAGATCAAGAATAAGAAGGTCGCAGTCATCGGCTACGGCAGCCAGGGGCATGCCCATGCGCTCAACATGAAGGAGAGCGGCGTGAGCGTGGTCATCGGGTTGCGCGAAGGCGCCTCCTGGAAGAAGGCGGAGCAGAGCGGGCTGAAAGTCATGCCGGTGGCCGATGCCGTCAAGGCGTCCGATGTTGTCATGATTCTCGCGCCGGACGAAGCGCAAGCGGCCATCTATCGGCAGGATATTGCCCCGAACCTGAAGCCTGGCTCCTATCTCGCGTTCGGCCACGGCTTCAACATTCATTTCGGGCAAATCGTGCCGCCGGCCACGACCAATGTGTTTATGGTCGCGCCCAAGGGACCGGGCCACCTTGTCCGGTCGGAATATACGAAGGGCAGCGGCGTGCCCTGTCTGCTCGCGATCCATCAGGATCCCAGCGGAACGACCAAGCAGATTGGGTTGGCCTATGCCAGCGCGATCGGCGGCGGGCGGGCCGGGGTGATCGAAACGAACTTCCGCGAAGAGACCGAGACGGACCTTTTCGGCGAACAGGTGGTGCTCTGCGGAGGTCTCACGTCCCTCATTCAGGCCGGCTACGAAACGCTGGTGGAAGCAGGCTATTCGCCGGAGATGGCCTATTTCGAATGTCTGCACGAAGTGAAATTGATCGTGGACCTGATCCATCAAGGCGGCATCGCCAACATGCGCTACTCTATCAGCACGACGGCGAAGTACGGAGATATCACACGCGGTCCCAGGATTGTCACGGAGCAGACGAAGCAGGAAATGAAGAAGATCCTGGGTGAAATCCAGGACGGCAAGTTTGCCAGAGACTGGATCCTGGAGAACCAGGCGAACCGTCCGGTCTACAATGCGCTGTTGGCGAAGGGTGAAGCCCATCCGATCGAAGAGGTCGGCGGCCGGCTGCGGGCGATGATGCCCTGGCTGAAGAAGGATCAGTTGGTCGATAAGAACAAAAACTAA
- the ilvN gene encoding acetolactate synthase small subunit encodes MEHIISVTVENKFGSLSRVAGLFSGRGFNIESLSVAPTLDPSMSQMTIVTSGDDRIIEQIVKQLNKLIDVIKVVDLNESDFVSRETALIKVHTRPEDRAEALRIADIFRANVIDSTPATYTIEVTGDPHKIEAIINLLQPLGIKELTRTGRVAVARESIRATSVPAKKAVRE; translated from the coding sequence ATGGAACATATTATTTCGGTGACCGTCGAGAATAAATTCGGGTCCCTGTCTCGCGTCGCCGGCTTGTTCAGCGGACGCGGATTCAATATTGAAAGTCTCTCGGTGGCGCCGACGCTGGATCCCTCCATGTCGCAGATGACCATCGTCACGTCCGGAGACGACCGGATCATTGAACAGATCGTGAAGCAGCTCAATAAGCTGATCGATGTCATCAAGGTTGTGGATTTGAACGAGAGCGATTTTGTCTCGCGGGAGACGGCCCTGATCAAAGTGCATACGAGGCCGGAGGATCGTGCGGAAGCGTTGCGGATTGCCGATATTTTCCGGGCCAATGTCATCGACTCCACGCCGGCGACCTATACTATTGAGGTGACCGGCGATCCCCATAAGATCGAAGCGATCATCAACCTGCTGCAGCCACTCGGCATCAAAGAACTCACGCGGACCGGACGTGTTGCGGTCGCCCGCGAGTCGATTCGCGCGACGAGCGTGCCGGCGAAAAAGGCTGTCCGCGAATAG
- the ilvB gene encoding biosynthetic-type acetolactate synthase large subunit: protein MKLTGAEILIECLKREGVKTIFALPGGVVLKIFDMLHQQKDIEVVLTRHEQGAGHMAEGYAKATGKAGVCLVTSGPGMTNVITALADAYMDSVPLVCFTGQVPTSLIGNDAFQEADNIGLSRPCTKYNFLVKDVADLATTIKEAFYIATTGRPGPVLVDIPKDVSMDKAEFTYPSSVSIRSYNPVYEGNKWQIKQAAEAMTKAKKPVLYVGGGVVFSGASQELMELAELTHMPVDMTLMGLGAFPGEHPQSMGMLGMHGTYWANMVMHYSDLVVAIGARFDDRVTGKVSEFCPHAKVIHIDIDPTSIRKNVNVDIPIVGDCKTVLRELIQILRATVNGDQRELRKPWWNQIREWQQANPLAYQQAAEGPIKPQHVIKRLYELTKDMDPIVSTDVGQHQMWAAQYFKLAKPNRWLTSGGLGTMGFGFPAAMGAQAAFPGRLVLCIAGDGSIQMNMQEMATAVVHKLPVKIIVLNNRFHGMVRQWQDLFYEGRYASSDLETTPDFVKLAEAYGAVGLRASKPSEIDDVLKEAIAVNRPVIVDVPTYRYENVYPMIPAGGSNHEMILEDPPHLKTKQAGSGQVTPKDSDTILTA, encoded by the coding sequence ATGAAGCTCACAGGCGCTGAAATCCTCATCGAATGTCTCAAACGGGAAGGCGTGAAGACGATTTTCGCGCTTCCTGGCGGTGTCGTGCTGAAGATTTTCGATATGCTGCACCAGCAAAAGGATATTGAGGTGGTCCTGACGCGCCATGAGCAGGGCGCCGGCCATATGGCGGAAGGTTATGCCAAGGCGACCGGGAAAGCCGGAGTCTGCCTGGTGACCTCAGGACCAGGCATGACGAACGTGATTACGGCGTTGGCCGATGCCTATATGGACTCTGTGCCGCTGGTCTGTTTTACGGGCCAAGTTCCGACCAGCCTGATCGGGAACGATGCGTTCCAAGAGGCGGATAATATCGGTTTGAGCCGCCCCTGCACCAAGTACAATTTTCTCGTAAAAGACGTGGCCGATTTGGCGACGACGATCAAGGAAGCCTTCTACATTGCGACGACGGGGCGGCCCGGTCCTGTGTTAGTGGACATTCCGAAAGACGTCTCCATGGACAAGGCGGAATTTACCTATCCGAGCTCCGTCTCCATCCGCAGCTACAATCCTGTGTATGAAGGCAATAAGTGGCAGATTAAGCAGGCGGCTGAGGCCATGACGAAGGCGAAGAAGCCGGTGTTGTATGTCGGCGGCGGCGTCGTCTTCTCCGGTGCCTCGCAAGAGTTGATGGAGTTGGCCGAACTGACTCATATGCCGGTCGACATGACCTTGATGGGGCTGGGGGCCTTCCCCGGCGAACATCCCCAGTCCATGGGCATGCTGGGCATGCATGGTACCTATTGGGCGAACATGGTCATGCATTACTCCGACCTGGTTGTGGCGATTGGCGCGCGGTTTGACGATCGCGTCACCGGCAAGGTCTCCGAGTTTTGTCCTCATGCCAAGGTCATTCATATCGATATCGATCCGACTTCGATCAGGAAGAATGTCAATGTCGACATTCCCATCGTCGGCGACTGCAAAACGGTGTTGCGCGAGCTGATCCAGATTTTGCGCGCTACAGTGAACGGCGATCAACGGGAATTGCGCAAGCCCTGGTGGAATCAGATCCGCGAATGGCAGCAGGCGAATCCGCTGGCCTATCAGCAGGCAGCGGAGGGGCCGATTAAGCCGCAGCATGTCATCAAGCGGCTCTATGAACTGACGAAGGATATGGACCCGATCGTCTCGACCGATGTCGGACAACACCAGATGTGGGCCGCCCAGTACTTTAAATTGGCGAAGCCCAATCGCTGGTTGACCTCTGGCGGGCTCGGAACCATGGGCTTTGGATTCCCCGCCGCCATGGGGGCGCAAGCGGCCTTTCCAGGCCGGCTGGTCCTTTGCATTGCCGGTGACGGCAGTATTCAGATGAATATGCAGGAAATGGCGACGGCGGTGGTGCATAAGCTGCCGGTCAAGATCATCGTGCTCAATAACCGATTCCACGGGATGGTCCGGCAATGGCAGGATCTCTTCTACGAAGGACGGTATGCCTCGAGCGATCTGGAGACGACGCCGGACTTTGTGAAGTTGGCTGAGGCCTATGGAGCGGTCGGGCTCCGGGCTAGCAAGCCGTCGGAGATCGACGATGTCCTCAAGGAAGCGATTGCGGTGAACCGGCCGGTGATCGTCGATGTGCCGACCTATCGCTATGAAAACGTCTATCCGATGATTCCTGCCGGCGGCAGCAATCATGAGATGATTTTGGAAGATCCGCCGCATTTGAAAACGAAACAGGCTGGATCGGGGCAGGTGACTCCGAAGGATTCGGACACGATTCTCACGGCCTAA
- a CDS encoding M48 family metallopeptidase — protein MSFSRGVLLVAAGLGLSAVSGCETNPYTGRSQLLMTSLSQEMQLGAQAYAQVKNDPKLRQSQDPHEIEPVKRVAARIIEAAKRSKYAEMAKQFQWEVIVIKDDKTMNAFALPGGKIAVYTGIFPVARTEAGLAAVLGHEVVHALARHGAERMSQGQLTNAALQVAEAAAGVSGGGGMVSQAAMAALGAGAQVGVLLPFSRKHESEADYIGILLAADAGYDPRESVSLWERMGQMSKGGGPAEFLSTHPSHETRIDQLKQWMPEAMGLYQSKQAVPTAALPALH, from the coding sequence ATGTCGTTCTCACGTGGAGTGCTGCTGGTGGCCGCTGGGCTCGGTCTGTCGGCGGTCAGCGGGTGTGAAACGAATCCCTATACCGGACGGTCACAGTTGTTGATGACGTCCCTGTCGCAGGAAATGCAACTGGGCGCCCAGGCCTATGCCCAAGTAAAGAACGACCCGAAGCTGCGGCAGTCGCAAGATCCCCACGAGATCGAACCGGTCAAGCGGGTGGCGGCGCGGATTATCGAGGCGGCAAAGCGATCGAAATATGCCGAGATGGCGAAGCAGTTTCAGTGGGAAGTGATTGTGATCAAGGACGATAAAACCATGAATGCCTTTGCCCTGCCTGGAGGGAAGATTGCGGTCTATACCGGGATCTTCCCCGTGGCCAGGACCGAAGCAGGCTTGGCGGCGGTGTTAGGCCATGAAGTCGTCCATGCGCTGGCCCGTCATGGCGCGGAACGGATGAGTCAGGGGCAATTGACGAATGCGGCCTTGCAGGTGGCAGAGGCTGCGGCGGGGGTATCAGGCGGCGGAGGGATGGTGTCCCAGGCTGCGATGGCGGCGCTCGGTGCGGGGGCGCAGGTCGGGGTGTTGCTGCCCTTCAGCCGGAAGCATGAATCGGAAGCAGACTATATCGGCATCCTCCTGGCGGCCGATGCAGGATATGATCCCCGGGAGTCCGTCTCACTCTGGGAACGGATGGGGCAGATGTCCAAAGGCGGCGGTCCGGCCGAGTTTCTCTCGACTCACCCGAGCCATGAGACCAGAATCGACCAGCTGAAACAGTGGATGCCGGAGGCGATGGGCCTATATCAATCCAAGCAGGCGGTGCCAACTGCGGCCTTGCCGGCGCTGCACTAA
- the rnhC gene encoding ribonuclease HIII, translating into MTKTTAKTPIERIGIDESGKGDYFGPLVIAAVFVDATTQGELALMNVRDSKKISDGRILEMAPDIRMLCPHSIIAIGPQRYNELYLKIRNLNRLLAWGHAKALETLLEKVSCGRAIADQFGDERLILNALQEKGRTIVLEQRHKAESDIAVAAASILARAEFLLRMKRLSDEIGTTLPKGASPAVELAGRMIVRKHGEERLGSVAKLHFKTTQAVLGKTKKTD; encoded by the coding sequence GTGACCAAGACAACAGCCAAAACACCGATCGAACGAATCGGCATCGATGAATCAGGCAAGGGGGACTACTTCGGCCCTCTGGTCATCGCCGCCGTCTTCGTCGACGCCACGACGCAGGGCGAACTGGCCCTCATGAATGTCCGGGACAGCAAGAAAATCTCGGACGGTCGCATCCTCGAAATGGCGCCGGACATTCGAATGCTGTGTCCCCACAGCATTATCGCGATCGGCCCGCAACGATACAACGAACTCTATCTCAAGATCCGGAACTTGAATCGCCTGCTGGCCTGGGGGCATGCCAAAGCATTGGAGACCCTCCTTGAAAAGGTCTCGTGCGGGCGCGCCATCGCGGACCAGTTCGGCGACGAGCGGTTGATCCTGAACGCCTTACAAGAAAAAGGACGCACGATCGTCCTGGAACAGCGGCATAAGGCTGAATCCGACATCGCCGTGGCTGCCGCGTCGATCCTGGCCCGCGCGGAATTCCTCCTCCGCATGAAGCGCCTCTCGGATGAAATCGGCACGACGCTGCCCAAGGGGGCCTCGCCTGCCGTCGAACTGGCCGGACGTATGATCGTGAGAAAGCACGGGGAGGAACGGTTGGGATCGGTCGCGAAGCTGCACTTCAAAACGACGCAGGCAGTGCTGGGAAAAACGAAAAAAACGGACTAG
- a CDS encoding C4-type zinc ribbon domain-containing protein yields the protein MKHNLSPLIALQKLDLRVMEINTQRRKIPERLQAVEAPLREAQQLLQQTSAAMEALVKERRSHEKDLEAHEAHTEKMKSRLSELKSNKEYQAHLFEIEVANKKKGDFEEKILLCMEKMEQLQQTAKEAQAKVSVVEKAFAQEKLVLDELEKKLAAELADLESQQQAHSAHVEKGLLVRYNSIKAARKDQALAEIKEGTCSGCRLQLPPQLISEVKRGEDLLTCPYCRRMLYWDGQIPVETGSVLELDKTSVLEIGESF from the coding sequence TTGAAGCATAATCTTTCCCCCCTCATTGCGCTGCAAAAGTTGGATCTCCGCGTCATGGAGATTAACACTCAACGCCGGAAAATCCCGGAACGACTCCAAGCAGTTGAAGCGCCCCTCCGAGAAGCCCAGCAGCTCCTCCAGCAGACCAGTGCCGCCATGGAGGCCCTGGTCAAAGAGCGGCGGTCGCACGAAAAAGATCTTGAGGCGCACGAAGCCCACACGGAAAAGATGAAGTCGCGGCTGTCCGAGTTGAAGTCCAACAAGGAGTACCAGGCGCATCTGTTCGAGATCGAGGTGGCCAACAAGAAGAAGGGCGACTTCGAGGAAAAGATTCTCTTGTGCATGGAGAAGATGGAGCAGCTCCAGCAGACCGCAAAAGAGGCGCAAGCCAAGGTGAGTGTTGTCGAAAAGGCCTTTGCGCAGGAAAAGCTGGTGCTGGACGAACTGGAGAAGAAGCTCGCGGCCGAGCTGGCCGATCTCGAATCGCAGCAGCAAGCCCATTCGGCTCATGTCGAGAAGGGGCTGCTCGTCCGTTATAACTCGATCAAGGCGGCGCGGAAGGATCAAGCGCTTGCGGAGATCAAAGAGGGGACCTGCTCCGGCTGCCGGCTACAGCTCCCGCCGCAATTGATTTCCGAGGTGAAGCGCGGGGAAGATCTCCTGACCTGTCCCTACTGCCGTCGGATGCTTTACTGGGATGGGCAAATTCCTGTCGAAACAGGGTCAGTGCTCGAGCTTGATAAGACGTCGGTCCTTGAGATCGGCGAATCGTTCTAG